A stretch of Candidatus Methylomirabilota bacterium DNA encodes these proteins:
- a CDS encoding LLM class flavin-dependent oxidoreductase, whose protein sequence is MKLGAYIIPGRDVPAAVALVARAEALGYESVWVTHGLGRDSFLVLQAYGAATTRIGLGNGVVPIYPRHPVAMAQAALTLAEATQERFRLGIGVSHRASMEAMLGLSLQEPLAVMREYVAVLRGALGAGAAFAGKHFRVRWSMGLPVRPQAPPVLLAALSPRMLELAGEIADGVVLWLTPPGYVRDVAVPALERGRRRAGKTLDGFEIVAAVPLAITHDHTAALAAFRAELTRYLEQPFYRAMLARAGFAAALAQFDRDGQPPVELAQALGAVGGAEAAHAYVQAYREAGVTLPAVRPVTFPDAPWYQPTLEAAAGW, encoded by the coding sequence ATGAAGCTGGGCGCCTACATCATCCCGGGGCGCGACGTGCCGGCCGCCGTCGCGCTGGTCGCGCGCGCCGAGGCGCTCGGGTATGAGAGCGTCTGGGTCACGCACGGTCTGGGCCGGGACTCCTTCCTCGTGCTCCAGGCGTACGGCGCGGCCACCACGCGAATTGGCCTGGGCAACGGGGTCGTGCCCATCTATCCTCGCCATCCCGTGGCGATGGCGCAGGCCGCCCTCACCCTGGCCGAGGCCACCCAGGAGCGCTTCCGGCTCGGCATCGGCGTGAGCCACCGCGCCTCCATGGAAGCGATGCTGGGTCTGAGCCTGCAGGAGCCGCTGGCGGTGATGCGCGAGTACGTCGCCGTCCTGCGCGGCGCCCTGGGGGCGGGCGCCGCGTTCGCGGGGAAGCACTTCCGCGTGCGCTGGAGCATGGGGCTCCCCGTCCGCCCACAGGCTCCGCCCGTGCTGCTGGCGGCGCTGTCTCCGCGCATGCTGGAGCTGGCCGGGGAGATCGCCGACGGTGTCGTGCTCTGGCTCACCCCGCCCGGGTACGTGCGCGACGTGGCCGTGCCCGCGCTCGAGCGCGGGCGCCGGCGGGCCGGCAAGACGCTGGACGGATTCGAGATCGTGGCCGCGGTGCCCCTGGCCATCACCCACGACCACACCGCCGCGCTGGCCGCCTTCCGCGCCGAGCTCACGCGCTACCTCGAGCAGCCCTTCTACCGCGCCATGCTGGCGCGCGCGGGGTTCGCCGCGGCGCTGGCACAGTTCGACCGCGACGGCCAGCCCCCCGTCGAGCTGGCCCAGGCGCTGGGCGCCGTGGGCGGGGCCGAGGCGGCCCACGCCTACGTCCAGGCCTACCGGGAGGCCGGGGTGACCCTGCCGGCGGTGCGCCCGGTCACCTTTCCCGACGCGCCGTGGTACCAGCCGACCCTGGAGGCGGCCGCGGGATGGTGA
- a CDS encoding helix-turn-helix domain-containing protein — protein MVVLEGEEFLTVKEAARLLGIKPATLYAYVSRGVLRSYRQGIKRQRLYRRAEVEGLLRLAPSGGRSAGKVRRRRPVDIPLAESWIRD, from the coding sequence ATGGTCGTCCTCGAGGGGGAGGAGTTCCTGACGGTGAAAGAGGCCGCCCGCCTGCTGGGGATCAAGCCCGCCACCCTCTACGCCTACGTGAGCCGGGGCGTGCTGCGCAGCTACCGGCAGGGGATCAAGCGCCAGCGACTGTACCGGCGCGCGGAGGTCGAGGGGCTGCTCCGGCTGGCCCCGAGCGGCGGGCGCAGCGCCGGGAAGGTCCGGCGCCGGCGGCCGGTAGACATCCCGCTCGCCGAGTCCTGGATCCGGGACTGA